The Anopheles maculipalpis chromosome 3RL, idAnoMacuDA_375_x, whole genome shotgun sequence genomic sequence TAAAAAGGAACATAGTGTTTTGGGACGGATTATCATCATTGCAAATCAAACGCTTATTTTGCACATTTTCGTTAGGGTTTCTGGGGTAATCCCTTGCAGGTAATCCTAGGGTTAACCTTACCACCTGCAAACTTTCCCATCTCTTCTCTAAGATCATCTTGCCCATGGTTGGGTGCTGGTTGGCCAGCAGGAGATAGCGTTGCAGGAAAAGATTTGATTTGATCACATCACAGCTTCCTATAAGCTGACCTGTGTATCATTTCTGGGTGCAACGCTGAGTCGTTAGTCACGTTAGTACCTTCAGCGCGTGTAACAAGACCTGCCCGATCAGGCGGAACGTGATGGTTGTCGGTCGATCTACACCGCAGATGTGTTGTGTGATTGCAAAAATGAAGTGTTTTGTTCGATTGtaaatgtgtgtgcgcgcagaGTAAAGATGATTGAGTTTGAGATCGTTCATTGTTGGTTTGGTCGCCGATCCGAGCACAAGAAAGAATCGTACTTAATGTAGCGCTCAAAGGGATAGTCGTGATGTTTCGTaggtttcatttctttttggtGCGTTTATGGGTAGAAAAAGATCCTATGGAGTGGTATAATGTGTTAGCATAATTTCTAACTTTTTTCTGgtttcctcttcttttccAGTTGGATGCCTTCTCCTGTCCCACAATCAAAACGGCACACCAGAAGACCACCGCCGATCTGCTGGAAACCAAGTCCATACTCGATGAGGAGCGCACCAATAGTCAGACACTGAAGCAGCAGCTTCTGGAAACGACCGAGCGTGAAACAGAGCTACAGGAACTGCACCGCTGTGAACTTAGCAGAGGTAAGTTTgggttttttgaaatattgtaTCGCCCATTTCGTTGCTaatcacataatttttacAGTTGAAACCTGTCTGAGTGAACAGCAGCGCAGTGCCGACGATCGAATTGCCGCACTAGAGGCTCAACTACGCGAGAAAGAATCGCACAGCCGTGAGCTGCTGTCCCGGATCGATGGCTACGAAGCAAAGCTGGCCGAACACGAGAAGCAGCTCGAAAGCTCCCGAGCACGGGAACTGGATCTGCTGCAACGAATCAACGCGCTCAGCTGTACCGAGAACGAACTCCGCGACAAGGTTCACTCGAGCGAGTTGGCGTTCAGCGAACGACTTCAGGCGGCGGCAATGCGCGAACGTGACCTAACCGAACAGATCAACGGGCTGAACCGTGATCTGGAGCGAATGCGCCGGGAAACCGAGCGAAAAGAGCGTGAGCTAGAGGAGAAGCTTACCATCACTAAGGATGAGTGTGTTGTGCTGCGGCAGAACCGTAATGGCCCGTTGGAACCGGCCTGTCAAACTGGAGTGACAGTTGGTGGTGCCGGCAGTACGCTAAACCTTTCGGGCAACGGTGGCCATCCGCTGCAGCTGAACCGATCGTCTGGCAACATTAATCACCTTCAAGTGCTGCAAGATGAGGTGGACAGTTTGCGGTGTGTGCTCGATCTGAAGCAGCGCGAAATTTCCGAACTTCGCAAACAAACGCAGGAGTACGAGCGGGACGCAAAGGAGTTGCCGGGTGCGTTGACGAAAATTTCCGCCCTCGAATCACGCATCGAGGATCTTGAGGTGCAgctaaaaaccaaaacagagGAAGAGAAGTAAGTAGTGGAAACGATCAGTAACCTTAGTTTTGTAGCATAAACTAATCATGCATTCCTTCTTTTTTAGGGAACTGCAGCAAAAGTTGAAGCATTTGCAGGACAACCTGCATCAGGAAACGAAAATCAAGAGCCGGCTATCGTTGCACAACGAAGAACTACAGTGGCGTCTGAAGCAAAACTCGGAAAAGTTCACAATAGCGTACGCTGAGCTATCTAAGAGTTACCATGAAAATTCGAGCTTCATGATGAACGCCACCAAATCGAGTCTGGATCAGTCCGCGTCcgctcaccatcaccatcagctgAGCCACAATCAGTCGCGATCGAGCTGCTCGGATCGGTTCTTCGATATGGACGACATTTCGCCACCGACCTCGCCAGTCATTAAGGGAATGGTGGAGAAAAGTGATTCTGTTTCGTGGGTGCTAGAAATAGACGACGAACCGCCGGAGGTTTCTGCTTCCCGTATGGTGCGTCGGGCGGGTTCGTTCCGTTCGAGCGCCGCCTACGATTCGGTGGCAAAGCGTCCGAAATGTTCCGGACTCAACCAAACCGCGAACGGATCGATGTTGGGTGAACGGCATACCGCCGGCATTCAGCAATCGAACTCAGCGGCATCGATTCTGAAGCAACATTCGAGTGATCTGTCATCGGtgaaaccaccaccatcgggcAGCTCCAACAGTCACCGATTGCGCTCGAAATCGGTCAGCATTAAGGCAGCGGAACCACCAAAGAAGATTGTGCGTTCGAACTCGGGTGCATCGGCTTcgccgtgtcccggaatggcGGGCGTTCCCTGCAAACCATTGCGTATGACCGATATGCCCGGTTCGTGGAAGGAGCAGCCACTGTACAGTAGTTCGCCATACGCTCACAAGCGATACCTGACGGAGGATATGGAGCTGGTCGCGTCCGGTTCTGGGAAGCCATTTGCCGAACATCAGCTACATCGGGCGAAAGACTTGTTTCTCGAAGAGACGGAACTTTTGAGCGAACCGGAAAGCCCATTTGCACGGTGCGCCAAGCTGAACGTGGAGGACATTGCGAATCAACCGGTGGAAATCTTTCACCGCGATAAAACTCCCAACTTTAAGAAGAGTAAGGAAAATCGGGGCCTCATTACCTGCGATACGACAGCACTGATGGCGGGCGGAAGTGCGTCAGCGGTAAAAGCCTCCGGCAGTGGATTGACTGCCCGGGAAAAGCGTCGAGAGTTTACACGCAAAGCGAATCTGGCCGGTGGAACGATCCTGAAGGAGGGAGCCGGTGAAGCGCTAGTGTCCGGTTCAAACTCGGACGATGAAGCACTCTCTACGTCATCGGCATCGTCTTCTTCGTGCATTTCGGAGGGCAGCCTATCGTCCGCCGCGGGTAGCAGTAATAGCAGCCACGACAATAGTCCACTGCACAGTGGCAAGCGTAGCAGTGATCGGATGAACAACGACGATGACACGGTGGAAGGGGTTGCGAACTCGTCGGAGGACCAGCATCCATCGCAGCATCGACGGCGCCATTCAAACGTGTCGCTTGAGGACGCACTAATGAAGAAGATTGTGGCCAGCCTGAACGGTGACAATGGGACGGATGGGAACAATACGCCGATGGAGGTTAGCTGGTCGGAAGATGGTGATCCGGGTTCGGAATCGAACGTATGACATGATGACGACAGTTTCTAAGTGACAGTGCTCGTTAGGGTGTTAAGGAATGCGGCAAAAGTGGACGTGATGGGAGGTGGTTaatctgttcttttttttgtggccggGGATAAGAATTAATTCTATAAGAACCAATATTCCTACAATATTCCCCACCTAAACATCTACATATAGGCCGTGCGAGAGAGTATGGAATGGCCAACGTGTGAAACATACTGGAACTTCCTTCTTAATTCCACCCCCTCCCCATGTCCAATGGCCCCCCAAACAGTAAAATGCGACGGGTAATAAGCGCGGGTCATAATGATTCCGGCACGTAATTTTGCGCTTCTTGCGTTTACGAATCTACGAACTTCCGGGTGGGGCCTGTTAATGGCTTTCCTTGGATTGGATTCGTTCGAACACAGATATATGTTAAGGCTTCTTATAGATTCTTAAGGTGTACTTCGGTTCTCACACAGACTTCTAGAGTTGCTCGAGTTGCTTATtagttgtttaattttagTGTGTAAGTTTGTTCCATCTATGTTTATATATATACGTGAATGAAACCATTCGTCTTTAATTGTCGTTAATAGAATTAGCGCGCGCGACTCCTTTAGATCCTCTGCAAAGAAAGCAAGCACTCAGACTCACATCTTATACGAGACATAGAAAGAGAATCCTGCTgttaataacaacaaaacatcaccCCTGAGTCTTGAAAGCAGAGATcgaaaatatttaatcaaGAAAATAAGAGATACCAATGATCAGAATGAAATGcttcgtttgtttcgttttaatttctttatttgaATTCGTTTTCCCGCTTTTCCGTTGCCACCGTAATGCATAAATTccattgcacacaaacactggcCCGTAGGTTGGAAGTCGCTATCTGGAACTAGAAACTGTCGTTAACTGGGTGATGAAGGAGAGCACACGAGGACCCAAACTCCGGACACTGTGTATAAAGTATGATGCGCTAGCTAGCTCTAGCGCTCATTTTGTCGCTCTTTGCAGGAAGACGTGGTAGGATGACGAGATATTAGGGTGTTTATCTGGACCATAGTTCTTAGGTGTATAGTAGTAGCGataaatcaaaatgaaaacatgaaaacaaatcGTTGTTGGTAATCCCCTCTTTTCTTCTCACTGATTAACTGATTGGAATCGAACGTTTTACAAGCGAATACAGGCCGTGTTTAAACTTAAAATATCTTGGAGGCGTCTATGTGTATATGTttgtactactactattactactactactgctactgctaaaACTTTCTATTATTATTCTTGTTATGCTGTTatgttgtttgtaatatttgTGGCAACAGCTTCCAACACGCCGTGTGTTTTGTCGATGGTGATGGGATACGTTGAAAACACGCGCGTGTGGTGCGAAGAGTTGCATTTGAACGAATTGTAGATTTTGAGAAAGATTTGTCCCGATCGATCACGGATCGATCGAGGAAGCGTAGCAGGGGCActgagctgctgctggtagtaGTAACTATAAAAAGATTGTAATCGTAATAAGTATAAACTCCttacaagaaaaacaaaaatggtggtAAGTCGATCGAAGTGCGGTTGAACTTCAAACTTTTGAATTATTGGTGGGAAACAGTGTTTTTGAGCATTAAATTTCCCGTTTAGCAACACAGACGAGAATAGGAGACATGATAACAATAATAACCGCAAACaattactcacacacacagaaaaccaTTACGAGAGTGTTCTTAAATACTTCAATTGCACGTGGTGTGAAGTGGAGTTTAATGTATGGGGAGGGATTGTGGGATTTTGAGGCAAAAAGCCTCGGCTGTTGTGCATAAATTCCACATGCCGCAAATGAGAAGAGCTACTGTATACTTTACTATGTACTACTCAGATTCTATGATGCGAAAGCGATAATTTAATCCAAAGCTGAGTGTGTTAATGTGATTGTGTTAAGCAGATATGTGAGATTCAAGAGTGGTATGGTATCGTGCGGCCGTTAGGAGCTGCAGCAGTGAGTACGATGCTGATTGATTGGTGATGATGCAGCTCGAAGTTTGAAATACAGATTATAATGCAAACCGTAATGCATATtgcaaatgaaattgaatgatttttgttattatttatggATTTTTAGAGTGTCCGAAAAATTAGTAGTAATTAGTAAATTATGagataacattttaaaattagtatCTTATATAAACGCACAGCGCTGGAAGGACACCGTGTGTGCAATATTTCATCGAAACAgttgattgaaatatttcgatGGAAACTTTTCACTGCAGTCGGTACTTGATGTCGGTACAATTGGAAAAATCCGTTGGACAAAGCAATCGCTCCACAATAAAATGCAATGATTAATCTAAAACCAATTAATTAACcaataaactaaacaaaaaaatgtacaagtcatgatatttgaaaaaattattcattcatttattcaCTCAAAGCATAAATTCAACACACTAAATATaacgacttttttttattgtacctATTCCTTCAAAAACCTCctattttaaaaagatttcaaaTTTCCATACCTCATTTTATGAATACCACTGGCATTTCAAGTAAGGCAAATGTTTTCATAAATCATtaacgattaaaaaaaacccatcataAACCGCTTGTTACCGTTCCGCGGCAAACAGCTGTGCCAGCTTAAATTTCTGCACCTTCCCGGACGTTGTCTTTGGTAGGTCGTTTAAGATCCGCACATGCTTCGGTACCTTGTAATATGCTAGCTTTCCTTCACAGAACCGCTTTATTTCTTCCCGATCGATTGTATCGGAAGCGTCCTTTAAACGAATGAAAGCACACAACTCCTCCCCCGTACGCTCGTCCGGCACACCGATACAGTGCGCTTCCAAAATCTTCGGATAGGTGTTCAAGAAATCTTCCACCTCTTTAGGATAAATGTTCTCTCCACCACGAATAACGACGTCCTTTAGGCGGCCCACAATCTTTCCGTACCCATCCTCGCGCAGTGCAAACTGATCCCCTGTCCGTAGCCATCGATCAGCACCGAtcgtttccttcgttttcttctCATCATCCCAATAGCCGAGCATGGTACCGTATCCTCGTACGCAGAGTTCTCCGGCCGTCCCGAACGGTACGATATTCCCCTGCTGATCGATCACCTTCGCCTCGTAGTGATCGGTAATGTGACCCACAGTTTGCTGAACATCTTCTGGTGTCTCATCGAACAGGGCCTGGAAGATGACGGCCGTTGTTTCGGTCATGCCGAAAACGGTTTTCACCTTCCGCACACCGAGCGTGTGCTTGATGTCGGCAAACAACTTCGGTGAACAGGTAGCACCACCGGTGACGGCGATCTCGGGCGTTTCTAGCTTAGCGCCACTTTCAACGATACGTCTAACCAGGTCCACGTACATGGTCGGCGTTCCAAGCACGATCGTGCATCTCTCGCGTACAATGGCAGCTAAAGAATCGGCCGCCTTAAAGCCTGCGGTTGGCAAAACTAGCGTGGAACCGTACGAAATTGCCGCCATTATGGCGATCACCATACCGAACGCGTGGAACAGTGGTACCTGCACACACAGTCGATGCATTTTCTGGTCGAGCTCGTTCCGGTTGCCGATGTGTAGTCCGTTGTTAACAAAGCCAAAGTGTGACATCAGTGCCGCTTTTGGATGTCCCGTTGTGCCTGAGGTGAACTGAAGATTAACACCACTGTCGGGCGAAATCTTTGCTTGAAGGTTCTCCACCTTACTGATGCTCTGTTCCGATGGTAGCTCAAACAGCTCGCTGAATTTAATTGCTCCTCTGGTAAATTGAGGATGAATGAGATCGCTGTCAGTGATCATCCTTAATTCCTAAAGATCCTTAGAATACTTACGGTAACGTCTTCTGACTGTCAATAATTACGGTGGACAGATTTGGAAGCAATTTACTCTTCAGCTCGCCCGGCTTTGACGAGGCAAGTTCGGGCGCGATATGGGACACCATGCCATAATAGTTCTGTTGACGATACCCTTCCGCAGCAACGAGAGCCCGCACACCCACCTTCTGAAGTGCATACTCAAGCTCCGGGACTTGGTAAGCAGGATTGATGCCAACCTGTGCGTGAGAGGGTAATAAATGGGAAATACGAATTAGCATATGCGCCAAAGTAacactctcgctctctatcgGCGACGCGAGATCCCAAGATCAACGCACTGAACGGGATTTCGCGGGTTGTGGGAAAAGCCGGTTCACACGTTTTTCTGGAGACTTGTGCACCAAACAAACTGAAAAAACAGGTTTGTGACGACAACGGATTCTCCGACGCACAAGTATCGCCCAATTTTTGAACCGCTAGCGAGACGAGATCTTCACACAAGTTAGTAGCGATCGGCGCTTTCGATGGGTAAGTTGTGGAGTGTTGTTTTCGGTGTAGCACTGTTGACAGTGCAAGGTCAAGGGTGCGGCGAGCGTAAGGTGGACTATGCGAAGCTGATACTGGGCGGGGAGGATGCCATCTCGGGTCAGTGGCCATGGCATGCGGCTATTTTTCATCGGATCGAGCGTACGTTCCTGTATCAGTGTGGCGGTGCCATCATCAACCAGAACACGATACTGACGGGTAACTAGCACTTGATTGATGTTGGCTGTGGGAAATGCACCGATTAACTTCTCGTTCAGCTGCTCATTGCGTGCAGCTAAATAATGGTGTCATCACGGTTGATCGGCTGTCGGTACAGGTAGGCCGCACCTATCTGTACGCCGCCGAAAGTCACACCCAGGAACATCAGGCCGATCGGATCATCGTGCACGAGGAGTACAGTGCGGCCCTGGTACGGCACGATATTGCACTGATCAAGCTCGCAACGGACATCAAGTTTACGGACTACGTGCAGCCGGTATGTTTGTGGGAACGTTCCAAGGTGGATATTGGTGCGCTGATAGGTCGCGTCGGCACTGTGGTTGGGTTCGGAATTACGGAAGTCGGTGAGGTTGCCGATCGGTTGCGTGTAGCGTACATGCCCATCGTAGACTTTCAAACGTGCCTGGAAAGCAATCGGAATCTGTTTGGCCGTGTCCTGACGCGGAATGTCTATTGTGCTGGGTTCCGGAATGGTAAGTAGGGGATAATCGCCTACCGGACGGAGCAGAATCTCTCGGCTAATAGTAGCCATATCTCTCCCGCGTTACAGGAACAACGGTTTGTGGTGGCGATAGTGGTGGTGGGATGTACTTCGAGATCGAAAACCGGTGGTACCTTCGGGGCATTGTTTCGTTTAGTGGACAAAACTGTCAATCGGCCGACTTTGCCGGGTTTAGTGATGTGGCAACGTATCTCGACTGGATCAACCGGTACACGAGCGGCAGCCCGAACAGCCCGTATTCGACGACCGTCATCGACAAACAACAGCTTCTGGCGTTGGACATCTGCGGTGTGAATAATTACCCAGCGACGGCCGAAGATGCGAAACCAGTTTTTCAAGGTTATCCGTGGTTGGGTGTGATTGAGTATCAGCAGATTAGCACCGGACAGCGGCGCGTGCTGTGTCAAGGAACTTTAATTACGCGACGGTATGTTTTGACGGCGGCACAGTGTGTTTCCCTGCCTGCGAATACCTACCGGCTGTAAGTACTATTGAGTTTGGTTCTAATGATGTCACAAGATATTGCTGCTCAAAAAAAGCTAGTTCTTAAAGAAGTCTTTTGTTCCTCGGTAGCGCTGGCGTACGTTTGGGTGAATATGATACAGCTTCCGATCCTGATTGTGGCATCGTCGAGGGCCGCAGACAGTGTCAACCGCCGGCACAAACAGTTCCAGTCGAACAGATAGTAGTTCACAGTGGCTTCAACAATCCAGCCTTTGCTAACGATCTTGCATTGTTACGCCTCCGACAACAGGTCAATGTTGACCAAGGTAAGTGACTATCAGTGTCTTTCCACTCCATAATATCATCGTAACTATCTGCTACGTTCTCGCCGCTAGACAACATTAAACCCATCTGTCTGCCCTTCTCGACCGCACTCAAATCGCACAAGCCTTCGTACTTCATCCGCACTGGATGGCTAACAAGAAGCACCAGCACCGTCCTGTACCGTAGTTTTCCCAGCTCGATCGAATCGGTCGGTTGTCAGGATGCGTACAACGATCAGGATGTGCCGCTGGAGAAAACATACGGCCAAATATGCATCCGACGGGACAATCCGTCCACCGGTGTCTGCACGTTCAATATGGCTGCCACGCCACTACAGTCGGTACAGGTGGTTGGTCCTAGCGAGCGGTACGTCCTGTACGGATTGCTCTCGTTCGGTCCAAAGCAATGTCTTGAAACGTACCCGGACGTGTACACGGCTATTGCACCGTACGTTGATTGGATTGTCTCAAATCTAAGGCCCTAACCGGGTCCTGATTTGACGAGCCTTTCAAGAACATCTACCTTTTATACATCTACAATTTGCACGCATGATTCACCCACTTACCGAAATCATACCGGCACGCGCCGCCGCCAGGTTAGTAAGATAGAAAAGCATCCCGTTTGGCGCCCAAATTCCGACGCGATCACCCTGCCGTAAACCGAGCTGCAGGAAGGAAGCCGCCAGACGATCTACCTGTGCAAAACGAAAGGAGA encodes the following:
- the LOC126565938 gene encoding medium-chain acyl-CoA ligase ACSF2, mitochondrial, which gives rise to MALRLLRHYEHQRACWNRTYPTILQSFRTQSTVAPGAHEKQQSYIHHTGSEPLVYRNVGQHLRLAAEQFPNNEAIVSCHEAGARLTYSAVLNRVDRLAASFLQLGLRQGDRVGIWAPNGMLFYLTNLAAARAGMISVGINPAYQVPELEYALQKVGVRALVAAEGYRQQNYYGMVSHIAPELASSKPGELKSKLLPNLSTVIIDSQKTLPGAIKFSELFELPSEQSISKVENLQAKISPDSGVNLQFTSGTTGHPKAALMSHFGFVNNGLHIGNRNELDQKMHRLCVQVPLFHAFGMVIAIMAAISYGSTLVLPTAGFKAADSLAAIVRERCTIVLGTPTMYVDLVRRIVESGAKLETPEIAVTGGATCSPKLFADIKHTLGVRKVKTVFGMTETTAVIFQALFDETPEDVQQTVGHITDHYEAKVIDQQGNIVPFGTAGELCVRGYGTMLGYWDDEKKTKETIGADRWLRTGDQFALREDGYGKIVGRLKDVVIRGGENIYPKEVEDFLNTYPKILEAHCIGVPDERTGEELCAFIRLKDASDTIDREEIKRFCEGKLAYYKVPKHVRILNDLPKTTSGKVQKFKLAQLFAAER
- the LOC126564433 gene encoding CLIP domain-containing serine protease B15-like: MGKLWSVVFGVALLTVQGQGCGERKVDYAKLILGGEDAISGQWPWHAAIFHRIERTFLYQCGGAIINQNTILTAAHCVQLNNGVITVDRLSVQVGRTYLYAAESHTQEHQADRIIVHEEYSAALVRHDIALIKLATDIKFTDYVQPVCLWERSKVDIGALIGRVGTVVGFGITEVGEVADRLRVAYMPIVDFQTCLESNRNLFGRVLTRNVYCAGFRNGTTVCGGDSGGGMYFEIENRWYLRGIVSFSGQNCQSADFAGFSDVATYLDWINRYTSGSPNSPYSTTVIDKQQLLALDICGVNNYPATAEDAKPVFQGYPWLGVIEYQQISTGQRRVLCQGTLITRRYVLTAAQCVSLPANTYRLAGVRLGEYDTASDPDCGIVEGRRQCQPPAQTVPVEQIVVHSGFNNPAFANDLALLRLRQQVNVDQDNIKPICLPFSTALKSHKPSYFIRTGWLTRSTSTVLYRSFPSSIESVGCQDAYNDQDVPLEKTYGQICIRRDNPSTGVCTFNMAATPLQSVQVVGPSERYVLYGLLSFGPKQCLETYPDVYTAIAPYVDWIVSNLRP